The sequence tttccccccttctttatTACCACAATTATTTccgacttctttttctcttatcatttgatttaaaagaaaaagaaaaaacaacttcaaagcaaacaaaaaaatcattttctcccATTCTCTTTCCTGTTTTCGTTTGTGGTCTGTCAAGTTTCTTTGAcgatgtttctttatttttatttatttacaatcatctccgacacacacacacacacacggttcTCAGAATGCCAAgtctcaaatttaaaaaaaaatacgttgtTGATACACACATGTCAACGTCATTACAAAAACACGTacaattatattatatatatcctAGTTTTGGTTGTAGCGTTGAACGTTTCAGTTTTTGGCGTTGCACTCCATCTGACCCCCGTTGACAAAGTGGCTATAATCTATTCCCTCcccaccaaacaaaaaaaagagactctACTATTTTGACATGATTCTTCGAATCATTTCCTATTACAATAACCCTATGTCAGTCTGTTGAAGTCTCTTTTTGATTGTCCGAACAATCTACCTGACACCAgactatttctttcttttttcaaataaaaatccacATCGGTACAGGAGCTTCGTCCCAAACGCTGCTGtgcttcatttatttattttttattaaagcaaTCGTCGTATTTTTGTACCCTataatgtttcattttcactctatatttattcttcattttgcCTTGCCAATTCTTCAACTTCccatgtctctctctctctcatctctctctcttgattgCACGGCGTTTGTTTGTCGTTTCTGTTTTCGGTTTGGTTATTTCTTCATTGCATGGCGAGCATGTCACTTTGTTCCATTTTCGGTTAATCGAATGCTGTCGTCGAAATTTACCGTAGAACTAtcttagacaaaaaaaaaacacaacaaaaacaaactatcccttttttctattgattgattaaattcaattcttctcCTTGGCTGTGTTGTCTAATGGCTTTGCTTCAAAATGATAATTCTTTTTgaatattcctttttctttttctatttgccgCCAATTCATCATAATCGTGCAGTTTTTCGTCCGGCTGGATTACATCCGCAAATGCTTCACCCAAAAAGGCGGAATCTTCGTTCTGGAAGAATACAGTAACTAATCAGAAAATTACATCATTTGATACGTATTACATCTTACATTGCTAACATTCCGATTCTTTTCCACCAGATCCAAAAACGAGACAAATACTTCAACGCCGATATCAGTCAGCTATGGTAATTGTCAATTCACTTCCGCTTTCTTTGCATGCcttattatttcattaattggaaaatgtttattcctctttttatttatttttctgtttgcctGATTTTTAACCTATACCTGCACGCTACCGTTTAGGCCAACGAGATAGCATTAGCAATCCATCGTGTCTTTTCTGTCCGCGTGTCTATGGCCATTCAACAGTCTTGTTGAGTGGATTAAACTTTCAGTTTGATAAAGACGGTCTGCATCCACTTATTCTGTTTCTTTGTTGTGATCCGGTCAAAGGCAAGTTTCGTTTTGCTATTTGACctgctttttatttatttatttttcttttgctgtgtCTTTTGTCGAATCATTTGTTATTATATTAATCAAcctttttgttctttaaaaaaacaacaggcGGATCAGATTTGTTACGCTGTTCTCTGCGTGTTTTCTTACGTGGCCGCCGGAAGCGAACAGCGAAAAAAGGTTGAGCCGACTTGAAAGCTCATCATCAATCGACCAAGCAACACACACCAGTGAATTCGGACATCACTTGATTCGCTTGTTACCTTTTAGTTGTTGTACTTAAATGATTACTCGTTCGTTTTGTCGTACGAGGCGTCGCAATAATAATTATCTAGTCATGGTACGGTTCATCAAGAAATTTGAACCAACAGCAGTTGGCAAATTTGCGTTCGAACATTCACTGTTAGTATTTGTAATTAATGaatataaaattgttttaccCTATTGATCATATCATTTGAGCGATTGTGACTTACGTGTAGCTATCGTGACGTGCTTATCATTGTTTTTGGGCAAGCCAAACGCTATAGCTTTCAAACTCCGAtttagaagaaaatatttaaacgaatgaataataataaacaaaaattcactCATTGAatggaattttatttatactctcgaaagaagcagaaaaaattcgaaataaaTCGACGTGACAAGAAGGTTTCTCAAAGTAAGGGCATCATTCCAGGTGGGTTACTGTTTGAATTTGTAGTACCGATTGAGGCTGACGCTCCTGGGTGCTCTGGACTAtgcttctgtttctttttcttcttttccttcttcttcttcttgcgatCTTTCTCATCTTCGTGTCGCTTTTGTTTCTTATGCTTCTTTTCGTAGGATTCACCGCCCGAACCGGCTCCTCCCTCTCCCACCACTCCAATGCCCGGTCCAGCGATTCCAGCTCCAGTTTCTTGAATTGAGATCTCGCTActctttttgtgtttcttgtgtttctgttttttcttcagtGGGGCCAGGGAAGAGGTTTGATACTGCTCAGGCAACTATGAAAAAAGAtgtggaaattaaaataacaattatGTGATTTGCTGTCTAAAAGTCTCTTACTGGTCCTGGATGAAGACGGAATCCCGCAAGTTGAGAGGAATTCAAGAATACCAACTCTTTGCCACCGATAGGAGGTTTTTCAATGATGGATCTTAAGGATGAATTGTCTGTGTTACCAGGAGTATCAATCATGCCAGGTAATCCAGGTAAGAATGACGATAGTGaatctttgaattttttgccACTGAATTTGTTGTATGAATGTTCCAAATTGTAGTGAGCCATTAAATTTGTTGCTCCGGTTAGGTCAGTATCTCCTGCGATAGATTTACCTTGAGTGAAAGAATGATACAGTCACGTAAAATATGTATACCTGGCAGTTCCTTGTGAAGATAAAATGGTCCGGTATGAACAATTGTTGGGGTCTTTCCAAGTGATATGGTGGTTTTCAGTGTTCCAGTGGAATCTTGCTGCCTGGGAACAACTGGGCTTCGATTTCCTCTTGGAGAAGATCTTGGAGAATTCGGCTCGAATCTCCGAAGAGAATCGGCCACTTGGATGGTGAATGATTCCGacattttttgtcaaaaactTTTACCCTTTTTACTCGTTAGTATGAGGTCATCGCTTTTAAAATTTCCGTATCCGACTAGACTGACCTTGGTCGAATCCAATATATCGTAGTAATTATAGATATTAATAAATTATTCAGGCAAATGTTGGATGCCAAAAATGACAATTGACAGAGTAAACACAGCAGCGaaaaagcacaacgaaacacCAGCGCCACCTGTACCCAAAAGATGTAACTAGATGCTCCtctatgcaaatatttttgcCCGAGGACTTGAATTGGCCAAGAGTTAGCGAGCACGCTttcaaaagtcaaaaagtcACACGAGGTTTAGACTCTGTGGCAGTTGCTAGGGTAGATAGTTTTGTGTCCGCCTCGTGTGATTTAATGGTGAGTttaatcacaatttttttcaatttccgtCTGGTAATAGTATCAAACTGTTGAtgtatatttattattcatgTTATCAAAAAATATCTATCTAGCCAGAGGTCGAATTCAACTTTCGAATTCGAGTTCGGCGTCCTTCAATAGTCTCAAGAAAAGTCAGAAAACTGGCTGAAGGCagaggctgtttttttttaaataatcctTATCTCATACTCCCTAGTGTATTGTAGAGGGGTTTTTTAAAGGCCAGACTCAGCTTTTCCAACCCAGTAACCCAGCCCTTTTTTTGTCTGTCTCAGAATTGACCCTAGGGGCGTTGATGAAAGGACCGGGTCGTCACCCTTAAAATATAGTCGTCCTCTTTATTCTGGAACCACAAGTCGTGATGTTACGAGGATAGAAAACCTACCTTCGCAACCGTGATAATAGGAACTCTGCTTCTCCAAAGGTAATTATTTGTATAACTTAGGCTTATTTCCTTTTAAATATACAATACAATTCTTATCTTTTCTTTACCTATAGATCGTTCATTCCGTTTTGTTCGTTACACGTTAGTAAAATTATAATTCTCAACATGGATGGAGTCACAGCTTATGGCCTTTTGAGGAAATTCCAGCAATTGCAAGAGGAAAGGGTCCACACCTACAAGATTTTTCATGAGTGAGTtatattgttatttaaaaaatttcacatGAGGTAATGTTTGCATGTATTGTTCTTTCCAGAGGACATAAGATTTATCTGAGCACTGGACCAAATTATGACTTTATCCAGTTTCGTACACTTGTTCAAGACATAACTCAAGACTTTAAGCGAATCTCTGAAgaaatcattaaaattgaGTGCCAATTGAGAAATATGCAGCCTGAGCTGACATTGCATGTTATCAAAGTTCAGGATTATGAGAAAAGGCAGCTAGAACtggtaaaaaattaataaagatttatatttaaagatttatttAACTCGTTGATTTTGTGTTTAGATGGCTAGATTGCAATTGGCTAAACAAGAGTTGCAAGACATGCAACATATTGAGGATGCTGAAAATGATATTCTCATGCGTGAAGTGCATCACTTGAAGAAAGAATTGGCTGTTGTTCAAGACAAGATCAATCAAAACATGGAAGCTGTGTGTTACCAATTGGCTGATCTgatgtaatttttattttcatcactGAAGATTTTTCTCTTCCCACATTTGCATTAACCTGTTGACAATCTAAAGAAATACAGCATCATAATGCTTCTAACTAAATTTTGCATTCTTAATTTCTATTTAACATAATTAAATTCTTGGCAAGTTATTAAGTTTCAAAACTAATAAGGGGAATGTTAAAATGCAAAGTTTTCTAAACCTCATTCCACAGTATATTCTTCTGATAAGTATCACCAAGTAATGCAGGAAGATCATAAGGCAGCATGCAGCATTCAATTAGATTTAGGTATGCTTTCTGACAGAAATCTGCAATACAAAACACAATCTGTTAAACAGTATTCTTTTataatgtaaaaataattctaaGCCTAAGACATACCCATGCACTTTAGGCCAAATTTCATTTGTAAATCTCCCCTTAAATAACTTTAAGATACCATGCCCATCATAGAATTCCAAGATTGGCTTAATGTTTGCTTCATATGTTTGCAATCTTTGTCTGACAGCTTCAGGCTTGTCATCATCCCTTTGAATTAGTTTTTCACCAGTTACATCATCAATACCAGGGACTTTAGGTGGATTGAATTCTGTATTGTAAACTCTTCCACTAGCTATGTGAGTCCATCGTCCAGCAATCCTATAATGATAACATTGATAAAGGTTAAAATCTTGTgaaacttagaaaaaaaaatgcactaTTACCTTTGAACAATTTCCTCCTCAGGTACATCAAGACTTATTACAACATCAACATGCTCTTTCTGATTCAGTGTTTCAGCCTGTTTTAAAGTTCTTGGAAATCCTTCAAGTCAGAAAAAAAGCTGAACAATATGCATTAAACTAGTGAATGTGGTAAACTATTTACCATCAAGAAGCCAACTATGATGTTTCAAGAGTGCAAGCTCATTAATGATTAATGCAGACATAACATCATCTGGGACTAGAGAACCTTTGTCCATAAAGGTTTTGGCCATCAATCCAACTTCAGTTTTAGCACCAATTTGTGAACGTAACAAGTCTAAGTGTTTAAATGATGGTTTTTTACATGAAAGGGTGAACAGGAAATGATTATCAGATAATCTGACCTCCGCCAGACAAGTGTTTCAACTTGAAATCACGAACGATCCGTGAAGATATTGTTCCTTTTCCGGATGCTGGAGCACCAAGAATAATCGCTCGGAAAATGGGGCTTGACCGTAGAGCAGACATGAGAATTGTATGATTTAACTAACCTAAATATTCAGCCAGATAAAATCGTAAGAACTTGAGCTCGTagtttccgaaaaaaaaaagcacttACTGATACGTGAAGGCCACTTCAAACCGGAGCTCCCGTTGCGCTGACACCAATAACAAAACAGCAGTAGAATGTTTTGCTTTAACGTAAGCGGTAGGCCTAAATTTCATGgttagattttgttttttgtcagTTCCTTAGGCTGCCTACTGTCGGCACCTGGCGGCGAACGGTGGATTGGCTAAGCAAATGAGAATTTTTCAGGGAAAATAGGAGACATGACGCATTTGTAAATTCCCCAGTGATTTTCCAAAAACAGAAGCACAAATTCCAAATAAAACATCGAGACCCTATTAATTTTAGGACAAGGTTCTGAGAAAGGAGAACCGCAAGTCCGGACCAGGCGAAACTTTTACTTCCAACTACCGCTGCTCGAGGCGGCGCTGTTGGTCCACCAGAGGGctcagaaaaaaagttgagacGTCGCCCATTGTTTTCCCATTCAGAATTTGGAATTTACGATGCGAGGGAGTGAGAGTACGTTGCCGGCCGTGGTTATGTAAAGAACAGAAGGCACAAAGTTAGTCAACGCCAACGGCAGTGAAGCTCAACATCATCATATATACGTCTGTCTGAATTGTAGCTCTTATAGTCCGATTTGGCCGTCCTTCAATACAAGTGGACTCTGTGACTGTCTTGTCCAAACAAAACCTTGTGACTTCTTGATTTTCCAGAAACTTAACTCGCTGGATACACAAGACTTAACTTGCTGGATTCACTCAAGCCAACGGAATATCCATGTATTGTGAGAAAGGAATGTGTTGTCCCACTTGCAGTGCCTTGTGTCTTGATGTGAGAAGGTGTAGCAGCCCACCCGTGTTTCAAGCTGGAGGAGTTTAACAGAAATTTGCCTC is a genomic window of Daphnia pulicaria isolate SC F1-1A chromosome 2, SC_F0-13Bv2, whole genome shotgun sequence containing:
- the LOC124327295 gene encoding GTP:AMP phosphotransferase AK3, mitochondrial-like, translating into MSALRSSPIFRAIILGAPASGKGTISSRIVRDFKLKHLSGGDLLRSQIGAKTEVGLMAKTFMDKGSLVPDDVMSALIINELALLKHHSWLLDGFPRTLKQAETLNQKEHVDVVISLDVPEEEIVQRIAGRWTHIASGRVYNTEFNPPKVPGIDDVTGEKLIQRDDDKPEAVRQRLQTYEANIKPILEFYDGHGILKLFKGRFTNEIWPKVHGFLSESIPKSN
- the LOC124327272 gene encoding mediator of RNA polymerase II transcription subunit 19-like isoform X1, whose translation is MSESFTIQVADSLRRFEPNSPRSSPRGNRSPVVPRQQDSTGTLKTTISLGKTPTIVHTGPFYLHKELPGKSIAGDTDLTGATNLMAHYNLEHSYNKFSGKKFKDSLSSFLPGLPGMIDTPGNTDNSSLRSIIEKPPIGGKELVFLNSSQLAGFRLHPGPLPEQYQTSSLAPLKKKQKHKKHKKSSEISIQETGAGIAGPGIGVVGEGGAGSGGESYEKKHKKQKRHEDEKDRKKKKKEKKKKKQKHSPEHPGASASIGTTNSNSNPPGMMPLL
- the LOC124327272 gene encoding mediator of RNA polymerase II transcription subunit 19-like isoform X2, producing the protein MSESFTIQVADSLRRFEPNSPRSSPRGNRSPVVPRQQDSTGTLKTTISLGKTPTIVHTGPFYLHKELPGDTDLTGATNLMAHYNLEHSYNKFSGKKFKDSLSSFLPGLPGMIDTPGNTDNSSLRSIIEKPPIGGKELVFLNSSQLAGFRLHPGPLPEQYQTSSLAPLKKKQKHKKHKKSSEISIQETGAGIAGPGIGVVGEGGAGSGGESYEKKHKKQKRHEDEKDRKKKKKEKKKKKQKHSPEHPGASASIGTTNSNSNPPGMMPLL
- the LOC124327328 gene encoding required for excision 1-B domain-containing protein-like produces the protein MDGVTAYGLLRKFQQLQEERVHTYKIFHEGHKIYLSTGPNYDFIQFRTLVQDITQDFKRISEEIIKIECQLRNMQPELTLHVIKVQDYEKRQLELMARLQLAKQELQDMQHIEDAENDILMREVHHLKKELAVVQDKINQNMEAVCYQLADLM